The following coding sequences are from one Microbulbifer sp. TB1203 window:
- the cysE gene encoding serine O-acetyltransferase: MRAEATAAAADEPVLASYFHNTVLRHKSLDRALAYQLASVLNHSALTATALQEVISAALADDPQISRAMRADICAWYDRDPACDQYLTPFLYFKGFHALQSHRVAHWLWRQGRHTLALYFQSRVSEQFAVDIHPAARFGSGIMIDHATGLVVGETSVVEDDVSMLHSVTLGGSGSGGGDRHPKIGRGVMIGAGAKILGPVRIGEGVKIAAGSLVLRDVPPHRTVAGVPARVVGRAGEKPAYTMDQTLDSDG; encoded by the coding sequence ATGCGCGCCGAGGCCACCGCCGCGGCGGCAGACGAACCGGTATTGGCCAGCTATTTTCACAACACGGTGCTGCGCCATAAATCCCTCGACAGGGCACTCGCCTATCAACTGGCCTCGGTGTTGAACCACAGCGCGCTCACCGCCACCGCGCTGCAGGAAGTCATCTCCGCAGCGCTGGCGGACGACCCGCAGATTTCCCGCGCCATGCGCGCGGATATTTGCGCCTGGTACGATCGCGATCCCGCCTGCGACCAGTACCTGACCCCCTTCCTGTACTTCAAGGGCTTCCACGCGTTGCAGTCGCATCGGGTGGCGCACTGGTTGTGGCGGCAGGGGCGGCATACCCTGGCGCTGTATTTTCAGAGCCGGGTGTCGGAGCAGTTCGCGGTGGATATCCACCCGGCGGCGCGCTTCGGCAGCGGCATTATGATCGACCACGCCACCGGCCTGGTGGTGGGGGAGACCAGCGTGGTGGAGGACGACGTATCCATGCTGCACTCGGTCACCCTGGGTGGCAGTGGCAGTGGCGGCGGCGACCGCCACCCGAAAATCGGCCGCGGGGTGATGATCGGCGCCGGGGCCAAGATCCTCGGCCCGGTGAGAATCGGCGAGGGCGTGAAGATTGCGGCCGGCAGCCTGGTACTGCGCGATGTTCCTCCACACAGAACCGTGGCCGGCGTACCTGCCCGAGTCGTCGGTCGCGCCGGGGAGAAGCCGGCCTATACCATGGACCAGACCCTGGACTCAGACGGTTAA
- a CDS encoding trypsin-like peptidase domain-containing protein — protein sequence MNRFFSLLAAGPLLLLAALAASANPLPTFSTDDERNTMQVFNFASPSVVYVTNETLVRDRWTLRLHTVPKGAGSGFIWDKQGHVVTNFHVIEGARKVTITLQDRSEWPAELVGSAAEKDLAVLKIEAPEELLTPLVAGTSGDLAVGRKVLAIGNPFGLDTTLTTGVVSALGREIQAANNRTIRNVIQTDAAINPGNSGGPLLDSRGRLIGVNTAIYSPSGASVGIGFAIPVDTVKKIVPELIAHGRLVRPVLGIESAPDQWASRYGFEGVAVLRTAPGMPAERAGLRGVYRTSRGGWQLGDVIVAVGRQPVRNYDDLMNALENHRVGEEVELSYLRDGQEHRTSVTLAAP from the coding sequence ATGAACCGATTCTTTTCCCTTCTGGCCGCCGGGCCGCTGCTGTTGCTGGCGGCCCTGGCGGCATCCGCCAACCCGCTGCCAACCTTTTCCACCGACGACGAGCGGAACACCATGCAGGTGTTCAACTTCGCCAGTCCCTCGGTGGTCTACGTCACCAACGAGACCCTGGTGCGCGACCGCTGGACGCTGCGCCTGCACACGGTGCCCAAGGGCGCCGGCAGCGGTTTTATCTGGGACAAGCAGGGGCACGTGGTCACCAACTTTCACGTGATCGAGGGCGCGCGCAAGGTCACCATCACCCTGCAGGACCGCAGCGAGTGGCCGGCGGAGCTGGTGGGCTCTGCAGCGGAAAAGGACCTCGCGGTATTGAAAATCGAAGCGCCGGAAGAGCTGCTCACACCGCTGGTGGCGGGCACCTCCGGCGACCTGGCGGTGGGCCGCAAAGTGCTCGCGATCGGCAATCCCTTCGGGCTCGACACCACCCTGACCACCGGCGTGGTCAGCGCCCTGGGGCGCGAGATACAGGCCGCCAACAACCGCACCATCCGCAACGTGATCCAGACCGACGCCGCGATCAACCCGGGCAACTCCGGCGGCCCACTGCTGGACAGCCGCGGCCGGCTGATCGGCGTCAACACCGCCATTTACAGCCCCAGCGGCGCCAGTGTGGGCATCGGTTTCGCTATCCCGGTGGATACGGTGAAGAAGATAGTGCCGGAACTGATCGCCCACGGCCGCCTGGTGCGCCCGGTGCTGGGAATCGAATCGGCCCCGGACCAGTGGGCCAGCCGCTACGGCTTCGAGGGCGTGGCGGTGCTGCGCACCGCGCCGGGAATGCCGGCGGAGCGCGCGGGCCTGCGCGGCGTCTACCGCACCAGCCGCGGCGGTTGGCAACTTGGGGACGTGATAGTGGCGGTGGGCCGGCAACCGGTGCGCAACTACGACGACCTGATGAACGCGCTGGAAAACCACCGCGTCGGCGAGGAGGTGGAACTGAGCTACCTGCGCGACGGGCAAGAGCATCGCACTTCCGTTACACTCGCGGCTCCATAA
- a CDS encoding TfoX/Sxy family protein, translating into MHPSQSELLQLKNLGLASVNILHSIGIRSCEDLRRVGPVGAFISIRNRGINVSRVLLYALQGALLDVHWNELDPDLKARLASEADRLLSSQGTE; encoded by the coding sequence ATGCACCCGAGTCAATCAGAGCTGTTACAACTGAAGAACCTGGGCCTCGCCTCTGTCAATATCCTCCACTCCATCGGTATCCGCTCCTGCGAGGACCTGCGCAGGGTCGGCCCGGTGGGAGCCTTTATCAGTATCCGCAACCGCGGCATCAACGTCTCCCGCGTACTGCTCTACGCTCTCCAGGGGGCGCTGCTGGACGTGCACTGGAACGAGCTGGACCCGGACCTGAAGGCGCGCCTGGCCAGCGAAGCGGACCGCCTGCTGTCCTCACAGGGCACCGAATAA
- a CDS encoding M15 family metallopeptidase yields the protein MLEAPLQQMLFGLGDEHVILEPRSGQLLHPEAMVAFERLSADAQMAGFDPRVVSGFRSFERQRTIWNNKVAGSRPVLDSAGEPLDMAQLSPEQAAFAILRWSALPGASRHHWGTDFDVVDAAAMPADYRLQLSPQEVADNGIFGPFHRWLDAQIVAGRSYGLFRPYAEDRGGVAPERWHLSYAPRARELQRLLTPELLRAQLQSCELALGDVVCGNIESIFQRFIWVPEECYPDNFDFP from the coding sequence ATGCTGGAGGCGCCATTGCAGCAAATGCTTTTTGGCTTGGGCGACGAACACGTCATCCTCGAGCCGCGCTCCGGACAGCTGCTGCACCCGGAGGCAATGGTGGCGTTCGAACGGCTGAGCGCGGATGCGCAGATGGCGGGTTTCGATCCCCGGGTGGTTTCCGGTTTCCGCAGTTTCGAGCGCCAGCGCACCATTTGGAACAACAAGGTAGCGGGCAGCAGACCGGTACTCGACAGCGCCGGCGAGCCACTGGATATGGCGCAGCTGTCGCCAGAGCAGGCCGCCTTCGCTATATTGCGCTGGTCGGCGCTGCCGGGCGCCTCCCGCCATCACTGGGGCACCGATTTCGATGTGGTGGACGCGGCGGCGATGCCCGCGGACTACCGCCTGCAGCTGAGCCCGCAGGAGGTCGCCGACAATGGCATCTTCGGCCCTTTCCACCGCTGGTTGGACGCGCAGATCGTCGCCGGTCGCAGCTACGGGCTGTTCCGCCCCTACGCCGAAGACCGCGGCGGCGTGGCCCCGGAGCGCTGGCACCTGAGCTACGCACCCCGCGCCCGCGAACTGCAGCGGCTGCTGACACCGGAGCTGCTGCGGGCGCAGTTGCAAAGTTGTGAGCTGGCGCTGGGCGATGTGGTATGCGGCAATATAGAGTCCATATTCCAGCGGTTTATATGGGTGCCGGAGGAGTGTTATCCCGACAACTTTGATTTCCCATGA
- the htpX gene encoding protease HtpX codes for MLRIGLFLLTNLAVLALVGIIFNLLGIQGILDANGVDLNLPGLLLLCAIFGFGGAFISLLLSKTIARATTRTRVIEQPQTADEQWLVDTVRELSKKAGIGMPEVGIFPMPQANAFATGWNRNSALVAVSAGLLQRFNRDEARAVIGHEIGHVANGDMVTLALIQGVLNTFVMFLARLVGFFVDRVVLRNEQGLGIGYFVTSIAMDILFGFFAMMIVAWFSRRREYRADAAGAGLASSGAMISALMHLKTEAEAGREQPLPSNMKAFGIFGNMGALMASHPPLEDRIAALQK; via the coding sequence ATGTTGCGCATTGGTCTCTTTCTTCTGACCAACCTGGCGGTACTGGCCCTGGTTGGCATTATATTCAACTTGTTGGGAATACAGGGCATCCTCGATGCCAACGGTGTCGACCTGAACCTCCCCGGGCTGTTATTGCTGTGCGCCATCTTCGGTTTCGGCGGCGCGTTCATTTCTCTCCTGCTGTCCAAAACCATCGCCCGCGCCACTACCCGCACCCGGGTGATAGAACAGCCGCAGACCGCCGACGAGCAGTGGCTGGTGGACACGGTGCGCGAACTGTCGAAAAAGGCCGGCATCGGCATGCCGGAGGTGGGGATATTTCCCATGCCCCAGGCCAACGCCTTCGCCACCGGATGGAACCGCAACAGCGCACTGGTGGCGGTAAGTGCCGGCCTGCTGCAGCGCTTCAACCGCGACGAGGCGCGCGCAGTGATCGGCCACGAGATCGGGCACGTTGCCAACGGCGATATGGTGACCCTGGCGCTGATCCAGGGGGTGCTGAACACCTTTGTGATGTTCCTCGCGCGCCTGGTCGGCTTCTTCGTCGACCGGGTGGTGCTCAGGAACGAACAGGGCCTCGGCATCGGCTACTTCGTCACCTCCATCGCCATGGACATCCTGTTCGGCTTCTTCGCGATGATGATCGTAGCCTGGTTCAGCCGCCGCCGGGAGTACCGCGCCGATGCCGCCGGCGCCGGGTTGGCCAGCAGCGGGGCCATGATCTCTGCCCTGATGCACCTGAAGACAGAGGCGGAGGCGGGGCGCGAACAGCCCCTGCCGAGCAACATGAAGGCCTTCGGCATCTTCGGCAACATGGGCGCGCTGATGGCCAGCCATCCCCCCCTTGAGGATCGTATCGCGGCCCTGCAAAAATAG